The following coding sequences lie in one Bacteroidota bacterium genomic window:
- the rbfA gene encoding 30S ribosome-binding factor RbfA, producing MTSRRQEKFARLIQKELGYIFLTEGKKHFGDVIISVTRVVVSPDLGYVKAYLNFLNVQDSQQMILLIEKHTKDLRRVLAAQLRNSARKVPELNFFYDDTLDYIEKMDDVFKKLHEQESSSASDRQKKDNKTEDLNEGNKEE from the coding sequence TTGCAAGACTGATTCAGAAGGAGTTAGGTTACATTTTTTTAACAGAAGGTAAGAAGCATTTTGGAGATGTGATTATAAGTGTAACAAGAGTTGTTGTTTCCCCCGATTTAGGGTATGTAAAAGCTTATCTAAATTTTTTGAATGTTCAGGATTCTCAGCAGATGATCCTGTTAATTGAGAAACATACAAAGGACTTAAGAAGAGTGTTGGCAGCACAGCTTCGAAATTCTGCCAGAAAAGTTCCAGAATTGAATTTCTTTTATGATGATACGCTGGATTATATCGAAAAAATGGATGATGTTTTTAAAAAGCTGCATGAGCAAGAATCTTCCTCCGCATCAGACCGACAAAAAAAGGACAATAAAACAGAAGATTTGAACGAAGGGAACAAAGAGGAATAG